One stretch of Armigeres subalbatus isolate Guangzhou_Male chromosome 2, GZ_Asu_2, whole genome shotgun sequence DNA includes these proteins:
- the LOC134210069 gene encoding uncharacterized protein LOC134210069 encodes MDDVLSGAATLESAKQLRNDIESLLKKGMFPIRKWCSNDDEVLEGVPYKDREQLVRIEESSNNETIRALGILWNPQSDQFLFWRNPELVQLDEKVTKRSVLSHIAKLFDPLGLISPVIVLAKSIMQQLWANSLEWDEPIEGELLNKWLIFQESLMQLNAIEIPRCVVTRDACRIEIHGFSDASFTAYGSCLYLRSIREDGAVSVKLLCSKSRIAPLHRSTMPRLELCAAVTLARLINTVIPILKMDVHGVKLWCDSQIVLAWIKKNPEQLQVFVRNRVVEINKLTSVYEWNYIKSEDNPADLVSRGCYPDCLRRSDIWWNGPMFLQDINYMIQETPKIYDDELPEMRNIQVCNPTVEIEDEPIFERCGIVKGIDGFQYKICKRRWNT; translated from the exons ATGGATGATGTATTGAGCGGAGCAGCGACTTTGGAATCTGCAAAACAGCTGCGAAATGACATCGAaagtcttttgaaaaagggaatGTTTCCTATTCGAAAGTGGTGCTCAAATGATGACGAAGTGCTTGAAGGTGTTCCTTATAAGGACCGTGAACAATTGGTACGCATCGAAGAATCTAGTAACAATGAAACAATACGAGCCTTGGGTATTCTTTGGAACCCACAAAGTGATCAGTTTCTGTTCTGGAGGAACCCTGAATTGGTGCAACTTGATGAGAAGGTAACAAAACGAAGCGTACTCTCCCATATTGCAAAACTATTCGATCCGTTGGGTCTTATATCACCTGTTATCGTGTTGGCAAAGTCAATTATGCAACAGTTGTGGGCTAATTCTTTAGAATGGGACGAGCCAATTGAAGGAGAACTGTTAAATAAATGGTTGATCTTCCAAGAGTCCCTGATGCAATTGAATGCAATAGAAATACCGAGATGTGTTGTGACTCGTGATGCGTGTCGTATTGAGATCCATGGTTTCTCTGACGCTTCTTTTACAGCCTACGGTTCCTGTCTGTATTTACGAAGCATTCGGGAGGATGGAGCGGTGTCTGTTAAACTGTTATGCAGCAAGTCAAGAATCGCCCCTTTGCATCGATCCACAATGCCTAGATTAGAGCTATGTGCCGCCGTTACTTTGGCAAGATTGATCAATACTGTGATACCAATTCTAAAAATGGACGTTCACGGCGTTAAATTGTGGTGTGATAGTCAGATCGTACTGGCGTGGATAAAGAAGAATCCAGAGCAGTTGCAGGTCTTCGTCAGGAACCGAGTCGTGGAGATTAATAAATTAACCAGTGTCTACGAGTGGAACTACATAAAATCCGAAGATAACCCAGCAGATTTGGTGTCTAGAGGTTGTTACCCAGATTGTCTGCGTCGTTCAGACATTTGGTGGAATGGACCGATGTTTTTGCAAGATATCAACTACATGATACAAGAAACTCCGAAGATTTACGATGATGAACTACCGGAAATGAGGAACATACAAGTGTGTAATCCCACGGTTGAGATTGAGGATGAACCGATATTCGAGCGCTGTG GGATCGTCAAGGGTATCGATGGATTTCAGTACAAGATATGCAAAAGGCGATGGAATACATAG
- the LOC134217143 gene encoding cuticle protein CP14.6-like, with the protein MKLFVGVLAVLVALAHAAPQGSKDGSAQIVSQNTDIQPDGSFNYAYETDNGIKVEDKGTIKQVKQGDADVAVSVQTGSFQYTAPDGQVISLTFTADENGFQPQGAHLPVAPSS; encoded by the exons ATGAAACTTTTTGTTGGAGTACTTGCTGTTTTGGTGGCTCTTGCCCACGCCGCACCACAAGGATCGAAAGATGGCAGTGCACAGATTGTTAGTCAAAATACCGATATTCAACCGGATGGAAGCTTCAACTACGC TTACGAAACTGACAACGGAATCAAGGTCGAAGATAAGGGAACCATCAAACAAGTGAAGCAGGGCGATGCGGACGTTGCCGTGTCAGTGCAGACGGGATCCTTCCAGTACACTGCACCTGATGGGCAGGTTATTAGTCTCAC GTTCACGGCTGATGAAAACGGCTTCCAGCCCCAAGGAGCACATCTTCCAGTGGCGCCTTCTTCATAG
- the LOC134217141 gene encoding endocuticle structural glycoprotein ABD-4, with translation MKFLILIALLGSAFAFPQHNNDYDHQQHHQQQNIEKRNHETTTWIPILKYNKEQGEDGSYKTEYQTGNNIVHEESGYLKDFSDAHPNGVLVQQGAYSYEAPDGQIIQVQYTADEKGFRVTGDHLPTEPPIPEGIRKGLEEIYAGIKRREQEAKSNPKYAETAAQRAELDYNGQYYHQ, from the exons ATGAAGTTTCTG attttgATAGCGCTGCTGGGATCGGCTTTTGCATTTCCTCAACACAATAACGATTACGACCACCAGCAACATCACCAGCAGCAAAATATCGAAAAGCGAAATCATGAAACCACCACATGGATTCCAATTCTAAAATACAATAAGGAACAAGGCGAAGATGGCAGCTATAAAACCGA GTATCAAACCGGCAACAACATAGTTCACGAAGAATCCGGCTACCTGAAGGACTTCTCCGATGCGCACCCGAACGGAGTTCTGGTGCAGCAGGGTGCCTATTCATACGAGGCTCCCGACGGTCAGATTATTCAAGTGCAGTACACCGCCGACGAGAAGGGATTCCGTGTGACCGGTGACCACCTACCCACCGAACCACCAATCCCGGAAGGCATTCGCAAGGGTCTGGAGGAGATCTACGCTGGTATCAAGCGCCGCGAGCAGGAGGCAAAGTCCAACCCGAAGTACGCGGAAACGGCTGCACAGCGGGCGGAACTCGATTACAACGGACAGTACTACCACCAGTGA
- the LOC134217142 gene encoding cuticle protein CP14.6-like, with protein sequence MKLFVAAVALLVALAHAAPQGQPDAKIVSQNSDINPDGSFNYAFETDNGIKVEDQGTIKLVKVPKTDETGRSLGEEEIPVAVQTGSFQYTAPDGQVYTVRYIADENGFQPQADHLPVAPTP encoded by the exons ATGAAGCTGTTTGTTGCTGCTGTTGCCCTGCTGGTGGCCCTTGCTCACGCTGCACCCCAGGGTCAGCCAGACGCCAAGATCGTGAGCCAGAACTCGGATATCAATCCTGATGGAAGCTTCAACTATGC TTTCGAAACCGATAATGGAATCAAAGTCGAAGATCAGGGAACCATTAAACTAGTAAAAGTGCCCAAGACTGACGAAACTGGAAGGTCTTTGGGTGAGGAAGAAATTCCCGTTGCTGTTCAGACGGGTTCCTTCCAGTATACGGCTCCAGATGGACAGGTCTACACGGTCAG ATATATTGCCGATGAGAATGGATTCCAACCACAGGCAGATCATCTTCCTGTTGCGCCAACTCCCTAA
- the LOC134210070 gene encoding uncharacterized protein LOC134210070, with translation MSIDERMFEVKQKGLCFNCLRKGHQVRGCPSDKSCSKCAKKHHTMLHYEQVSPPEARQQSSSGSVMTKTVSAAIPEDNVSTACFGVQRRAKQVLLMTALVNVASRGGKIFKLRALLDSGSQVNLVSESAVKLLSLPKYPANVPVVGVGGVRSQIRHQVILRLSSGYSGFESDINCLVTSRVTGKIPSVPVDVFEWKFPPGIVLADPSFNEPKDVDLLIGAELFFDVLKSAQLKLSDNLPQLYETQFGWVLAGALEDSHDEVVNVMCVTNEDPLLKSVQRFFELEELPEDKEPTCEEQRIEDHFCETYQRDGEGRFIVQLPFRDSIDQLGNSRSLAMKRFLSSEKRISNDPEMKRMYQDFLKEYVDLGHCHEIREEDDPPGQRSYYFPHHAVLKPSSTSTKLRVVFDGKAKSNGLSLNEVLMVGPKIQNDLFSIVLRFRTHVYAFSADIEKIV, from the coding sequence ATGAGTATCGACGAAAGAATGTTCGAAGTGAAGCAAAAGGGATTGTGTTTTAATTGTCTGCGCAAGGGTCATCAGGTCAGAGGATGTCCATCGGATAAATCATGTTCCAAGTGCGCCAAGAAACACCATACCATGTTACACTACGAGCAGGTTTCTCCACCCGAAGCTAGACAGCAGAGTTCCAGTGGATCAGTGATGACGAAGACGGTGTCAGCAGCTATTCCTGAGGATAATGTATCAACAGCGTGTTTTGGTGTTCAGCGGCGAGCAAAACAGGTGTTGTTAATGACGGCGCTGGTGAATGTAGCATCAAGGGGTGGAAAGATCTTCAAACTACGAGCTCTCCTTGATTCCGGATCACAAGTTAACTTGGTTTCAGAATCCGCTGTAAAGTTGCTATCTCTTCCAAAGTATCCTGCCAATGTGCCTGTTGTAGGAGTGGGTGGCGTGCGATCTCAAATCCGACATCAAGTGATTTTGAGACTGTCGTCCGGTTATTCCGGATTCGAAAGTGATATTAATTGTTTGGTGACATCGAGAGTGACAGGCAAAATTCCATCAGTTCCTGTTGATGTTTTTGAATGGAAATTTCCCCCTGGTATTGTTTTGGCTGATCCAAGCTTTAATGAACCAAAGGATGTTGATCTATTGATTGGTGCGGAGCTGTTCTTTGATGTCCTGAAATCAGCCCAGTTGAAACTTTCCGATAATCTGCCTCAGCTTTACGAAACCCAATTTGGTTGGGTACTGGCGGGGGCCTTGGAAGATTCCCACGACGAAGTTGTCAATGTGATGTGTGTTACTAATGAAGATCCGTTGCTGAAGAGTGTTCAGAGATTTTTCgagctagaggaacttccagaagacaAAGAGCCAACATGTGAAGAGCAAAGGATCGAAGATCATTTTTGTGAAACATATCAACGAGATGGTGAAGGCCGATTCATTGTTCAGCTTCCGTTTCGTGACTCCATCGATCAACTAGGGAACTCCCGTTCATTAGCTATGAAAAGGTTCCTGTCAAGTGAGAAACGAATATCAAATGACCCTGAGATGAAGCGTATGTATCAGGACTTCCTTAAGGAGTATGTAGATTTAGGTCATTGTCATGAGATACGTGAAGAGGACGATCCACCTGGTCAACGAAGCTATTACTTTCCACACCACGCTGTACTCAAACCATCAAGTACCAGCACAAAGCTACGTGTCGTATTCGACGGAAAGGCGAAATCGAATGGGTTATCACTCAACGAAGTTCTGATGGTGGGGCCCAAGATCCAGAATGATCTATTTTCCATTGTTCTGCGTTTCCGAACGCACGTTTATGCATTCTCAGCCGACATTGAGAAAATTGTATGA